In the Bacillus sp. HSf4 genome, GTCATGGCCCGCCCAGTCAATCTGGCTGCCTTCAATCATAAGGAAGAATCCGTCTTTATCCTTGCTTAATTTTTTAATCGCTGTGTTTGTCATATCTTTTAATGAAGGAATATCCTTCGTGCGGTCCATTTTTTTAGGCAGGCCGCCGTCAGCGAATAGGCCGAGAACTTGGCTGTCTTTATTTTTCAGCATGTCCTTGCGGTTATCCACATAGCTGTATCCCGCTTTTTTGAATTCCTTGATCAAATTGCGGTCCTTACGGTCAAAATTGCTTTTTCCACCGCCTAAAAGGACATCGATTTTGTGCTTGCCGTTTACCATTTCATCAAAATAATCATCGGCAATTGCGTTCATATTTTTCCGGCTGTGGTCATGTGAACCGAAAGAAGCCGGAGTGGCATGTGTAATTTCTGAAGTGGCCACAAGTCCTGTTGATTTCCCTTTTTCTTTTGCCGCTTCAAGAACGGTTTTGGCCTCCGACCCGTCGTTATCCACCGCAATGGCGTTATTGTATGTTTTAATTCCCGCAGACATGGCCGTTGCCGCAGCTGCAGAATCCGTCACATTTTGCTCAGGGTCTTCGGGGTAAGTCGTTTGCTGGCCGACAAGATATTGGTCAAAAGCCGTAGGCTCCACAGCCTTTGTCTTTTTATTATCCTTTAAGTAGCGATAAGCGGATGTATACGACACACCCATGCCATCACCGATTAGAACGATGACATTTTTAATGTCATTTTGCTTCCCCTTCTTCTTTTCTTGAGCGCTGGCTTCAAGCACACTGCCGCTTGCTAAGCTGCTGAACGCAATAGATGATAAAACCGCGATAGGCAGTAATTTCTTCGGGAATTTTTTCAACTGGATAACCTCCTAAAAATATATGAATCTCAGGGTGACAACCCTATTATATTTTTAAAGTATTAAGTTCATATTAATCGTTTATAAAGATTGGATTTACAAGATGAGAAACGCGGACAAATTATGTAAAGGAAGCGGGATGGTGGTTTGCGAATCCTGACCTTCCATTCTCTATCACTTTCATGTAAACGAA is a window encoding:
- the phoB gene encoding alkaline phosphatase PhoB; this encodes MKKFPKKLLPIAVLSSIAFSSLASGSVLEASAQEKKKGKQNDIKNVIVLIGDGMGVSYTSAYRYLKDNKKTKAVEPTAFDQYLVGQQTTYPEDPEQNVTDSAAAATAMSAGIKTYNNAIAVDNDGSEAKTVLEAAKEKGKSTGLVATSEITHATPASFGSHDHSRKNMNAIADDYFDEMVNGKHKIDVLLGGGKSNFDRKDRNLIKEFKKAGYSYVDNRKDMLKNKDSQVLGLFADGGLPKKMDRTKDIPSLKDMTNTAIKKLSKDKDGFFLMIEGSQIDWAGHDNDIVGAMSEMEDFEQAYKAALEFAKKDKHTLVVATADHSTGGYSIGADGIYNWFSEPIKAAKRTPDFMAEKIAGGADVEKTLKTYIDQKKLALTKGEIQSVEEAAKSKKVLDIDNAIEDIFNKRSHTGWTTSGHTGEDVPVYAYGPSSETFAGQIDNTEIAKNVFDALQYKIKINDK